Within the Myxococcus virescens genome, the region ACACGCGGCTCTGCACGAAGGCGACGGAGACGTGGAGGATGCGCAGCACGGCCCAGGCCAGCGCCACGACGCTCAACGAATAGCCGATCCGGATGAACACGCCCTGCGCCGGACGAGGCAGCCGCAACAGCAGCGTGCCCACCACCAGCAGCGCGGAGAAGGTGAGCAGCTTCAGCGGCCCCTTCCCCGAGGAGACCACATTCTCCTCCCAGGTGAACCGGGTCCACCGCGCCACACGGCGGGCGAAAGCCAGGACCAGGCGCTCCAGCAGCACCGCCAGGCCCAGGCTGCCCAGCACCGTCACCAGCAGCCCCAGCCACTGCCAGGGCTCCAGTCCCAGCACCGTGTCACTGAAGAAGAAGGCCGGCAGGAGGCCCACCAGCCGGGGGCCATACTCCGCGAAGAGCGGGTCCACCTGCCGCACCGTGGACTCGCTGAAGACCCAGACCAGCTCCCCCTCAGTCGAGGAGACCCGCTGGACGCGGACGGGGACGTTGTTCCCCTGCAACGGAATGGTGCCCAACTGGTCGTAGCGCGCGTCGGCCGGGTCGCCCTCCTGCTCCTTGCTCAGCGCGCTCACGTCCACGGGCAGCTTGCGGTCCAGCACGAACTTGAGCGCGCGGGCCAACTGGAAGCCCCGCTCCGCCTGCTGGGCGCGCGGGATGTAGTCCAGGTCCAGGTAGTGCGCCGCCAGGGCGTAGTCCCCCCGGTGCGCGGCGGCCAGAAAGCCCTGCACAGTGGCCTGCGGCGTCTTCCGGTCCACCGAGGGGGGCGGCGGGTTGAGACCCGCGTTGAGCGCGGCGGCAGGAAGGCTCCACAGCAGCCCCAGTCCCAGGACGAGTGCTCTCAGGGTCCATCTGTCACGGTGCATCATGGCTGACTTCCATATCCCTTTTTGGATGTCTCACTGGAAAGAAGTCGTCCCCGGAGACCCGGCGGGCGAGCGTGCGGCGGTGGACATCCGAAATCAGGGAAACACCGGCCCCGGGAGCGCACGGGAAAGCGTTGGTGCGGCGCGTGGGGGTAGGATAGATAAAGGAGTGAAGGAAGGTCGCCGTGTCCGAGAAGCGAAGAATCCTCCTGATTGATGACAGCGAGATTACGCTCGCGATGGAGAAGGCCGTGCTCGAAGCGCGCGGCTACGAGGTCATCGCCACCTCCACGCTCATGGAGTTCGAGAAGACGCTGCAGACCTGGCGCCCGGACCTCATCCTCACCGACATCCACATGCCCGAAGCCAAGGGCACGGATATCTGTCGCACGCTCAAGAACGAGTACGGCACGCAGGACATCCCCATCGTCCTCTTCTCCAGCCTCCCGGACGACGAGCTGTCCAAGCTCGCCGAACAGGTGGGGGCAGACGGCTCCTTGTCCAAGGTGAACGGGCTGGAAGCCATGGGTGAGAAGATCGACGAACTGGTGCAGAGCATCCTCTGGTGAATCCCATGCGTGCCTTCCTCGCCGCGGCCCTGCTGGCCGCGTCGCTCGCTGGCTGTGCACGCAAGGACCCGCCCCCCAAGCCCGCGGAAGCAGACGCTTCGGCTACGTCGGCCACCGCCGCCGCGAAGCCCGCCGTGGCGGCAAGCCAGGGCTCGGGCGCCATCCTCTTCCTCTCCGCCGACACGCGTGGCTACCTGGGCCCGTGCGGCTGTAGCGAGAACATGCGAGGCGGCATTGCCCGCGCCGCCGCGCAGGTGCAGTCGGCGCGCAAGGGCTCGCTGCCGGTCCTCTATGTGGATGGCGGCAACAGCCTCTTCGGCGAGCAGCGGCTCAAGCCGGGACAAGTGCCCCAGGAGGAACGCAAGGCCAAGGCGCTCGCGGACGCCATGCGGCACATGGGCCTGGCGGTGCGCGCCACCGGCCCGCTGGACGACACGCAGGGCGTGGACTTCCGCAAGGGCCTGGGGCTGCCGGAGCTGGCGCCGGGCGCGGTGAAGCTGCTGCCCGCGGGCGAACGGAAGGTGGGCGTGGTGGCGGCGACCACGGCCGCGCAGCTCGCGGAGGCCAGCGCCCAGGCCCGCGCGCAGGGAGCGGACTTCGTGGTGGGTCTGCTGGACGTCACCCTGGACGTGGCCCAGCAGGCGGTGGAGCAGCCGGGTTTGAAGGCCGACGTGGTGGTGGCCACCCGCACCGCCACCGAGTTCAGCGGCGAGGAGAACCGGCTGGTGCGGTCCGCGGTGCCGGTGGTGGCGCTGCAGAGCAAGGGACGCTCGCTGCTGCGCGTGGACCTGGCCTATGCGCCCCAGACGGGCCCCTTCGCGCTGCAGAAGGGTCAGGATGACCTGGAGCGTGAGGCCGCCGCCCTGGAGCAGCGCACGGCGTTGCTGGACAAGGACATCAACCTCCCCGGCACGGACCCGAAGCTCAAGGCGCTCAAGCAGGGCAAGCGCGACGAACTGGTGGCGCGCCGGCAGGCCCTGCTGGACGCTCCGCCCGTCACCCCCGACGGCGTCAACGCATTCACGTTGCGCTTCGTGCCCCTGGAGTCCAGCCTTCCCTCCGACGCGGAGGCGGTCGCGCTGGTGTCCGCCTACGACGCGGACGTGGGGAAGATGAACCTCGCCTGGGCGAAGGCGCATGGACAGGACTGCCCCCCTCCCGCGCCGGGCCGCGCGGGCTTCGTGGGCAACGAGCCCTGCCGCACCTGCCACGAGGACGCCTTCCCCGTCTGGGAGAAGTCCAAGCACCACCACGCCTGGGAGACGCTGGAACAGGTGGGCAAGCAGTTCCACCTCAACTGCGTGGGGTGCCACGTCACCGGCTGGGAGCAGCCCGGCGGCGTTTGCCGGCTGGACAAGGTGGCGGGCCGCGAGGACGTGGGCTGTGAGAGCTGCCACGGTCCGGGCTCGGAGCACGCGGACGCGCCTGGAGCCCACAACATCATCGCCTCGCCGGGCGAGAGCGTGTGCGTCACCTGTCACAACCCGGAGAACTCGCCTCACTTCGATTTCGCGACGTACCTGCCGCGCATCGTGGGGCCAGGACACGGGAAGCCCTAGTCATCCGGGAATCCAGGCCCTCGCCTGGGTGGTTGCTCCTACCCGGCGTCCGAACAAGACGCGCATGCCGCGACTCCTTGTTTGACTGTCAAGGAAAAGGGCGATTACTTCCCGCTTTCGCCTGCCTCCGGGCGCCCGTTCCCGCGACTGTATGCCGCCTCTACCTCTGCTCCTGCTCGCCCTGGCCTCAGCCCCTGCTTCGGGGCTCACCCCACCGCCCGTGGGGCCCGTTCCTGCCAAGGCTCAGGTGGTGGAATCCGAGGGTGCGCAGGCACCTGTGGCGCAGTCACCGGCCGAGAAGGCGCCCACGGCCAGCCTGGAAGCGGCCCCCGTTGCCGTAAAGCCGGCAGGCGAGGCTCCGTCGCCGGTGGCTGGTGGCGAGAAGGCACCAACGGCTGCTACGGCACCCGGCGCCGCGGATACCGCGACCGAGGATGTCGATGAGCCCGGTTTGGAGCCGCTGGAGCCCGGCACGCCGATGGTGGCCGGGGACGCCTCCGAGCAAGGCGAGGCCACGCGCGACGCGGTTGAGTCCGAGTCCGCCGAGTTGGAGGAACTGCGCGCACTGGAAGGCGCCGCGCTGGACCCGGCGTCGCGCTCCACCGCGGAGGTGATGCAGTCGCTGCGGCGGCTCGGGCTCGCCAACCCGCTGCGGATGCGCATGCTGGACGCGCTCGACGAACACACCTTCCGCGAGGACGAAGAGCTGCCGGAGATTCCGCTCATCACGGACCTGGCGACCTTTGACGTGGCGCAGATTCAGGACCGTTACGACATCCCAGTGGAGATGCAGCCGCTGGTGGCCCAGTACGTCCAGTTCTTCCAGGGGCCCGGGCGACGCTGGTTCCGCAAGTGGATGTCGCGCGCGGCCCGGTACGTGCCGGTGATGCACCCCATCCTGGAGCAGTACGGCCTGCCGAAGGACACGGTGTACCTGGCGATGATTGAGAGCGGCTTCTCGGCGCATGCCTATTCGTGGGCGCACGCGGCGGGGCCGTGGCAGTTCATCTCCAGCACCGGCAAGCAGTACGGGCTGAAGCAGGACTTCTGGGTGGACGAGCGGCGGGACCCCATCAAGGCCACCCACGCCGCGGCGTCCTACCTGAAGGACCTCAAGCGCGAGCTGGGGCACTGGTACCTGGCGTGGGCCGGCTACAACACCGGCTCCGGGCGCGTCCGGCGGATGGTGGAGCGGCACGGGACGACGAACTTCTGGCTCCTGTCCGAAGAGCGCGGCCTGGCGAAGGAGACGAAGCACTACGTGCCCAAGCTGATTGCCGCGGCGCTGGTGGCCAAGCACCCGGCGGCGTTCGGATTCAACGAGAACGAGTTCGACCCCGAGCCCGTGCTCGACTTCGACGAGGTGCAGCTCACCGACGCGGCGGACCTGGACGTCGTCGCCCGCGCGGCCGGCGTGCCCGTCAAGGTGGTGCAGGACCTCAACCCCGAGCTGAAGCGCTGGTGCACCCCGCCGGCGACGGCCAAGAAGCCCTACACGCTCCGGCTTCCCAAGGGGGCAGGGACTCAGTTCGCGGACAACTACAAGCGCATCAGCCCCGCGGAGCGGCTCACTTTCCGCATCCACAAGGTGAAGCGCGGCGACACCCTGTCCCAAATCGCGGAGACGTACGGCACGGCGTCCGAGGCCATCCTCCAGATGAACCAGCTGAAGTCGGCCCGGACGTTGCGCGTGGGCGGAGAGCTGGTGATTCCGATTCCTGCCGGCAAGAGCTCGGGCGGCGCGCTGGCGACGAAGGTGGCGCAGGCCCGACGCAGCGGCGTGGTGGTGCGGCCCGAGGACGAAGTACCGGCGGGTACGCCCAAAGGCCCGGTGGCCGCGGGCCCCGTGAAGAAGGAGACCATCAACGGGCGCACGCGCGTGACATACGGCGTGATGTCCGGCGACAGCCTCTGGGTGATTGCGAACAAGTTCAACGTGTCGGTGGACTCGCTGAAGCAGTGGAACAACCTCAAGCGGCGCAACCCGACGCTCCAGGTGGGCTCCACGCTGTTCATCTGGCCCGATGGCAACACGGCCACCGCCAGCGTGCAGGAGCGCGGCGGCACGGTGCTCGCGAAGCACTCGGTGAGCGTCGCCAAGCCCGCGGGCAAGGCCGGCAAGGTCCACGCGCTGGCCGAGGGCGAGACGCTCTGGTCTGTCGCGCAGCGCTACGGCGTCAGCGTGGACGACATCATGCGGTGGAACAAGATCAAGGACAACCGCACCATTCCCACGGGGAAGGTGCTGCTCCTCAGCGCGCCGTAGTCTCCGGCGCGACGGCAAGCCTCACGTGGTTGCGTCGGGCGAGCGAATTGCACTGAGGCCGGGGATGACCTCATCCATCTCGCCACCGGAGTCACGTATCTCGTTCCTTCCGCCTGACGTCTCGGACGCGGCATCAACACCCGCCCTCGGCAAGACGGCACGCAGTCCCAAGCTCGCCTCCCGAGTCACCGTCGGCCAAGGTCCTCAGCCCGCGCTGGATGCACGTCCACGGTCCGGGACGCCCTTGCCTCCGGAAGGCGTGGACCGGCCCGCGCGCACTCCAGCGCCCCCTGACAACGCGCGCTTCACCGGGCTGCCCCAACTGGCGGACGTCGCGTCAGGGGCCCAGGTCCTCGGCCCCGGCAGCCAGGGCGAGGGCCTCCGCGCCGTACAAGCCACCCTGCTCGACATGGGCTTCGCCCTGCACGGCGGCGCGGACGGACGCCACGGCCCGCACACGAGCCGAGCGCTGCGGAACTTCCAGGTCCACGCCTCGCGCACCTTCCCCGCCGTCCTCCCCACGGGCGCGCTGGATGCCGCCACGCTGCGCGCGCTGGATGCACTGGCGCCAGCGCCAGGGGCGCGTGGGCAGACATGGGGATTGCCTTCCGCCTTCTTCGACGGACAACAGGTCCGCGTGGTGGTGGCCCTCCGGGAGCACCGGACCTTCCTCTTCGACACCCGTGGGCAACTCGTGGACATCTTCCCCAACGCCACGGGCGCCGCGGCCTCCCCTACCCGCACCGGGCTCAAGGTGGTCCGCACGAAGTTGGATCAACTGGCCACCGAAGCGGCCGGCGCACGGCTGTGGAACGACCGCCATGTCTTCGGCGTGCGCATGCTCGACCTCTCCTGGGCGGACGGCCGGCACTCCGGTGAGGAGCTGCACGGAACGAACGCCCCCGCCCTCCTGGGCACGGACGTCTCGCACGGCTGCATCCGCCACTCGAACGAGGCCGTGCGCGTGCTGCACGACGCGCTCTCCGTGGGAGACCGCGTGGCCGTCGTCGAGCACGTGGACGACCCGCCCCTGGGCGTACCGCGCCCCGTGGCGTGAGCCCGTGCCTCCCCCGGAAGCGAAGCCCAGACCGCGAAGCCCCGCGTCAGTTGCCGGGCGCGAAACGGAACAGGCTGGCGGCGAAGTACAGGCTGTTGCGCTGGAAGACGCCTTCGGCCGACGTGCCCGTCTCCAGCTTGTCCTGCACCCGCTTGGGCAGGTTTGCGTAGAGGTCCTGCCCCAGCAGCTCCTCGATGCGGTCCACGGGCACGCGGTGCGAATCGAGCAGCGGGAGGATGTCCTCCTTCTTCGACGGCCCGTCCTTCATGTTGGGCACGAGGTACGCGTACATCGTGAGGCTGCCGTTCGGCAGCTCATGGAGGACCGTCTTGAAGTTGTGCGTGGGCACGGCGATGCGGCGCTCCCCCGCCCCCGTCGTCTCCCGCTTCTCCGGAGGCAGCGGCTGCCCCTTGTCATCCAGGTACAGGTTGCCGGTGAGGATGTACGCCTTGCCGCCCAGCGAGTTCACGAGACCGGAGACGCCCTGCTCCAGCGTGCGCCACACCTGTTGGTTGTGGTTGCCATGCTGGGGGGCGATGTTGGTCATCAGGTGGCTCTCGTTCATCGCCTCCTGCGTGGGCGAGTCCTCCGCCGGCTTCATGTGGCCCCGGTCGAAGCCCGTCCGCGTGTAGTCGGAGTCGGTGACGCCGGTGCGGCCCAGCTCGGGGTCGCGAACGAAGGTGCTCTCCAGCCGGGACACCGTCGCGGGCGTCTCCTGGATGTCCGACGCGGACAGCATGTAGCTCACGAAGGTGGGGACGTTCGCCCCCTGGTCCAGCGCCAGGCGCGAATACTCCTTCACCAGGCTGAGCCCCTCCGAGCCCAGGGCTCCAGCGGGGCGCAGTGGGTCCAGCTCTCCGGCCGCTTCGGCCACGCGGCTCTGGAACGCGGCCATCTGCTGGTCCGGCACCCAGCGGGTGTCCGCGTGCTTGCCCGCCTTCGACGCCTGGATGAACGCGTCCAGTTCCTCCGCGCTGAGCTGGCCGTCTCCATTGCCCCCCAGCAGGTCCGCGCGCCGGGCCACCGTGGCCTGCCAGCCGCTCTCGAAGGCGTCCACGCCCACCGCGGAGCCATTTCCCTGAGCGAGCTTCGCGTCCAGCGAGGAGCGCTTCTGCTGAAGCGCGGTGGACGTCAGGTACTGCCCGTCCTCGGGCGCGGCCAGGTAGCTCTCCAGCTCCGCCGCGGACACCTGCCCGTTGCCTCCGCGCGTCTTGCTGCCCGCCGCGTCGGCGGCCTGCATCACCCCCACCTGCCAGCTGTCATCCTTCCAGCCGAACTTCTCCTGGAGCTCGTTGATGGGCACCTCGCGGGCCGTCGAGCGTCTCCAGCTTCCTCCCGGCGTGGTGACGGCATTGAGGGGCGAAGCGGCCGATGTCGGGCGCGGGGGAACGGCTCGCGTCGTGGTGGGTCGCAGCGTCATCCTGAACGTCCTCGGGGCCGACGAGGTGAGGCACGAGGTGGAGCCCCTTCTCCCATCGTCGGCCGTTCGGCGCGCCAAGTTGCGTCACGGCTCCGTTTTCTTACGAAGAAAAAGAACCTGGGGGTCGTTTTGCACCTGGATACCCGCCTAACCCTTCTTTCCAGGGGCTTTCGATAGGCTCAGGGCCTCCGGGCCCGCCTTCTGGAGGGCCTGGACGATACGGGCCTCGGCCTGGAGCCGCTCCACGTGGTCCGGGGACAGCCCGGCCTCCTCCGCCGACAGCGCCAGGGTGACGAGGAAGGCCTCACTCACGAGCCCCTGAGCGGGCGTCGCGGGAGCCGTGGGCGTGAAGACGTGGGCGCTGAGCACGGCCCCGGTGAAGGTGCGCACCTTCACCTGCCGGACCTCGGTGGCGCCCGCCATCGCGGACTCCAGGCGGACCAGCGCGTCCCAGGCGTCCGCGGGAACGCGGCGGAGCATGCCGGGGAGCTTGTGGCCTGGCGCATCCACCAGCCGGGCCACCTTCCCGCCCCAGGCCGCCGACGCCACGTCGTAGACGACGTCCACGTCGAGCGCCTCCGCCAGCTCGCCCTCCAGCACGTCGGGAATGGGCGGGAGCCCCGGGAGGCGCTCGCGCGCAATCACCGGGGCCAGGTCGAGGGAGTACGCGAACCAGGAACGCGGAGCAGTGGGGCCAGCAGCCATGTCCCCAGTCTCAGCGGGCCGTGCGCCCAGGACAAGCGCCTGGGCGTGAGGCGGCACCGGCTACTGCGACTCCAGCAGCGCCTTCAGCTCGCGCACGCGCCGGGTGATGTAGTCCCGGTCCAGTTGGCGGAAGCCCTCGGGCAGCAGCTCGCGGCTGGTGCACTCCTGCACCGCCACCAGGTTCTGCAGCTCGATTTCCAGCGGGTAGCTGGGGGGCACGAAGTCCGCGAGCACCGCGGCCAGGTCGTCCTTCGTCACCGCCTCGCGGCCCTCCGCCAGCGCGCGGAACTTCGAGCGCACCATGACGGCTTCGATGTCCGCGCCGCTGAAGGCGCGCACGCCCTCCGGAATCAGCGTGGAGAAGGATTCGATGCCTTCCACGGACACGCCCGTCTTCTTGGACATGACCTGGAACAGCTCGTCCCGCTCCGCGTCCGTCTGCGGATAGAAGAGCGCCAGGTGCTCCTCCGCGCGCCCCTGCCGCTTGAGGTCGATGGGCAGCAGGTCCGGCCGCGCCGTCATCAGGAACCAGACAATCTTCCCGCGGTAGAACGTGTTGCCCATGAACGAGGCGATGGAGCCGAACACGCGGCTGCTCGTCCCGGAGTCTCCGCCGGAGTCACGGTTGCCGAGGAACGTATCCGCCTCGTCAATCATCACCGCCACCGGCCACAGGGCCTTGAGCAGGTTGAAGATCTTCTCGAGGTTCGCCTCGGTGACGCCCTGCCACTGGCTGCGGAAGTTGAGGAACTTCACCACGGGGATTCCAATCTCCCCGGCGAAGCAGCTCACCATGAACGTCTTGCCCGTGCCCACGGGACCCGACAGCAGGTAGCCCATGGGCATGACCTCCAGGCGCCCCTTCTTCAGGGCCCCGGCTGCCTGCCGCAGCATCTGCTTGGCCTTGGCGTGTCCCGCCACGGCGTCCAGCGTGTGCACCGGCTCGATGAACTCCAGCAGGCCGTGACACTCCGCCTGGATGATTTCGCGCTTCTTCTCCTTGAGCAGCTCGGAGGTGATGCGCACCTCGCGCTCGATGGCCTCGGTGAGCACGCGGTCCAGGTTGATGCGGGACAAACCCGCCGTCATCTTCGCCAGGCCCGCCAGCGGCACGTCCGACACGGACTGGAGCCGCTTGCCCTCCAGCTTGTAGCGCACGTACTCCAGCCGCTCCTCCTCGGTGGGAAGGGGCAGCTCGATGGGCGCCACGTACGGGTTGCGGCTGATGCGCGGCGACACGTCCGCCAGGTTCTCCGCCAGCAGCACCACGGACACGTCGGACGCGAGGAACTGCGGGTCGTGCGCCCACTTGTCCAACGTGGCCACCACGAAGCGGTCCTCGCTGGAGAGGTGGCTCATCTCCCCGCCGGGAACGAGCGTCTCCGCGAAGTCGACGATGAGCGCCAGCGAGCGGCCCTCGCTCAGGCGCATGCGCATGAAGTTCTCCAGAATCTGGAGCGCGCGGCCCGGGTCTCTCGGCATGACCTTGGCGTAGTCGGTGCCGTACATGGCGTCGTAGCCCGCCATGGCCCGCTGCAGGTCCTTCTGCGTCTCCGGCGTCGCGGAGCGGATGCCGGACGACCGGTCATAGAAGATGACGTGGTCCCGGCCGCCGAAGAGCTCCTCGGAGAGGAACGTCTTCAGCGTGCCGAAGCCGCGGCCGCCATCCTCCAACTGCAGGGGCTGCAAGTCCCGCACGGCCCCGTACAGCAGGAAGGCGCTGACCGTCTTCGTGTAGTACTTCCGGGCCAGCTGCTGGGCCCAGCGAGGAAGATCCGCCAGGGGATCCGCCTTGTTCACCTTGCGCACCTTGCTCACGAACTCCCGCCTCCTCTCGCTCCACCCACAGGGGAGCTGGCGCGCCCGCCCCCTTCGCGGGAAGCGGGCCTTCGGCTAACGGCAGCGCGGCTGCCGCTTGAGGGAAACGCTCGCGGTGGCCGGCTCATTGCCTGGCGCTGCGTCCGGGACGTCGACCTCGGCCTCGTTGTGGCACTTCAGCTTCAGGGTGAGCTGCCGCGCGCTGGGTGGCACCTGCACGACGGCGGGCGTGGTGGCGCCCATGTCCTTGCCGTCCACGAAGATGGTGGCACCGGCCGGCTTGGACTCCACCTTCACCGACACCCGCGTCACCAATGGCTCCAGCTTGAGCGACACCTCCACCGGTCCACCGCCGGACACCGGCACCCGCTTGGACGCGGGCTTGTGGCCAGGCGCACTCACCTCCACCACCCACTCCGACCCGCTGATGGGCACGTCCTTGATGTAGGCCGCCGACTTGCCCTGCTCGCGCACCACCCGGCCATCCACCTTCACCTCGGCCGTGGCGGGCTCCGTCGTGAGCACCAACGCCGAGGTGCGCACCAGGCTCTCCAGCACCGCCTGCACGGGCGTGACGTCCTTCCCCTCGGCGACCTCCACCGTCTTCGTGAAGGTGTTGTAGCCCTCCGCGCTCACCACCACCATGACCTTGCCGGCGGGCACCTCGCGCAGGAGCGTCGCGCTGCCACCCTCCAGGGGCACCAGCTGCGTGTCCAGGCGCACCTGCACGCGGTTGCGGACCTCCGAGGGCACGCCCTGCAGGTCCACCAGCACGTAGCCCACACCGGGCCCCGACACCGCCCAGCCGATCAGCGCCAGCACGAGCACGGCGACCCCGCCGATGCCGCCGAAGAGCACCTTCCTGGGAATGGGCGCTCGGCCGCCCACGGTCGGCGTCGCGCCGGTGGTCCGCTCCGGGGCGTCCCCGTCGTCTTCATCGTCATACGCGGGGGCCACCGGCGCGGGCTGAGCCACGGGGGCCGGTGGCGACACCGGGCGGGCCGCGGCCTGCGAGGCGTCCGGCACCTGCACATCCCGCGTCATCCGCGGCAGGCCCCCACTCCGGCTCGTCCGGGGCGTGGACCCCGAGGCGGGCGGCGGCGCGTCCGAGGGCGACAGCGTGGGCACGGACATGGACGGCCGCACCACGGGGATGTTCGCGTGTGACAGCCGTGGCGGGCCGACGGGAGGCGACAGGGGCGCGGGCGGCGAAATGACCGCCGTCCTGCCGCTGACGGGCTCGTCGTCCGCGTCGTGACCCGGCGTCGACGGCAACTCCAGCGGGGTGATGGCACGCCCGACGGCGGCCCCCGGCTGCGTGGTGGGCTCTGGCGTGTCCGCGAACTCGTGGTCGCTGGAGACGAGCTGCGTCGCCCCACCCTCGTCCTCGTCGGGAGGAGGCGCGGCGGTGGCGGCCGTCAGCTTCGGCAGCGCGGCCAGCGTGGGCGAGCGGCGCACGCCACCTGGAGGCACCGTCGGCATGGAGCCCGTCATCCGGGGCTGCGGCGCCACCGGCTGCACCACCGGCACGGGCGCCGGCGGCGGCGCGGAGGGCATGATGGGGCTGTTGAAGGACGCAGCTTCCAGCGCGGCCTGCATGCCTTCAGGCGGCTTGATGTCCGCGTAGTCCAGCAGGCGCTGCTTCTCCCGCTCCACGTCCTCCGCGAACGTGGACTTCATGTACTGCGCCAGGTCCTTGCGGCTGAAGATGGTGTCGCTGGTGATGAGGAAGCGCTGCAGGTCGTCGCCCAGCTCGCTGGCGTACTGGTAGCGCTCGTCCACGTCCTTGGCCAACGCCTTGAGGACGATTCGCTCCAGCGTCTCCGGGATGCGCCGGTTGTACGTGCTGGGCGACGGCACCTCCGCCTTGCGCACCTTCTCCAGCACGCTGAAGTCGCTGTCGCCCACGAAGAGGCGCTCACCGGTCAGCATCTCGTAGAGGCACACGCCAATGGCGAACACGTCCGAGCGCCGGTCCAACGGAAGGCCGCGGATCTGCTCCGGGCTCATGTAGCCGAACTTGCCCTTGAGGATGCCGGCCTGCGTCTTGGTCGCCTTGCCGGCCGCCTTCGCGATGCCGAAGTCGATGACCTTGACCTCGCCCTCATAGGAGATGAGGACGTTCTGCGGCGAGATGTCGCGGTGGACGATGTTCATGTCCCGCCCCATCCCGTCCTTCTTCCGGTGGGCGTAGTCCAGGCCCTCGCACATCTTGGACACGCAGAAGGCCACCAGCGGCACCGGAGCGGGCTCCCCCTTCTTCCGGCACCGGTCGAAGATGGCCCGCAT harbors:
- a CDS encoding mechanosensitive ion channel family protein; the encoded protein is MMHRDRWTLRALVLGLGLLWSLPAAALNAGLNPPPPSVDRKTPQATVQGFLAAAHRGDYALAAHYLDLDYIPRAQQAERGFQLARALKFVLDRKLPVDVSALSKEQEGDPADARYDQLGTIPLQGNNVPVRVQRVSSTEGELVWVFSESTVRQVDPLFAEYGPRLVGLLPAFFFSDTVLGLEPWQWLGLLVTVLGSLGLAVLLERLVLAFARRVARWTRFTWEENVVSSGKGPLKLLTFSALLVVGTLLLRLPRPAQGVFIRIGYSLSVVALAWAVLRILHVSVAFVQSRVSSEMKDAARARSVSTQLVVLRAIFEVATYVIAAALLLIQFEVVRNVGVSLLASAGIAGLVLGLAAQKSIGTLLAGIQLSITQPISIGDTLITEGEWGTVEKITLTYVVLRTWDQRRLVIPIVQFLDKPFQNWSKGNPEMLGPVILQVDFQTDIDALRAELRRILENEGKALWDGRVATVVVLDVLDRTLTVRALVSVSDFSKLFDLRALVREKLVAFLRAHPLWLPVTRTEARPFPPPELDPARLSASPDLPPAPPVPPRA
- a CDS encoding response regulator, with the translated sequence MSEKRRILLIDDSEITLAMEKAVLEARGYEVIATSTLMEFEKTLQTWRPDLILTDIHMPEAKGTDICRTLKNEYGTQDIPIVLFSSLPDDELSKLAEQVGADGSLSKVNGLEAMGEKIDELVQSILW
- a CDS encoding multiheme c-type cytochrome → MRAFLAAALLAASLAGCARKDPPPKPAEADASATSATAAAKPAVAASQGSGAILFLSADTRGYLGPCGCSENMRGGIARAAAQVQSARKGSLPVLYVDGGNSLFGEQRLKPGQVPQEERKAKALADAMRHMGLAVRATGPLDDTQGVDFRKGLGLPELAPGAVKLLPAGERKVGVVAATTAAQLAEASAQARAQGADFVVGLLDVTLDVAQQAVEQPGLKADVVVATRTATEFSGEENRLVRSAVPVVALQSKGRSLLRVDLAYAPQTGPFALQKGQDDLEREAAALEQRTALLDKDINLPGTDPKLKALKQGKRDELVARRQALLDAPPVTPDGVNAFTLRFVPLESSLPSDAEAVALVSAYDADVGKMNLAWAKAHGQDCPPPAPGRAGFVGNEPCRTCHEDAFPVWEKSKHHHAWETLEQVGKQFHLNCVGCHVTGWEQPGGVCRLDKVAGREDVGCESCHGPGSEHADAPGAHNIIASPGESVCVTCHNPENSPHFDFATYLPRIVGPGHGKP
- a CDS encoding LysM peptidoglycan-binding domain-containing protein, whose protein sequence is MPPLPLLLLALASAPASGLTPPPVGPVPAKAQVVESEGAQAPVAQSPAEKAPTASLEAAPVAVKPAGEAPSPVAGGEKAPTAATAPGAADTATEDVDEPGLEPLEPGTPMVAGDASEQGEATRDAVESESAELEELRALEGAALDPASRSTAEVMQSLRRLGLANPLRMRMLDALDEHTFREDEELPEIPLITDLATFDVAQIQDRYDIPVEMQPLVAQYVQFFQGPGRRWFRKWMSRAARYVPVMHPILEQYGLPKDTVYLAMIESGFSAHAYSWAHAAGPWQFISSTGKQYGLKQDFWVDERRDPIKATHAAASYLKDLKRELGHWYLAWAGYNTGSGRVRRMVERHGTTNFWLLSEERGLAKETKHYVPKLIAAALVAKHPAAFGFNENEFDPEPVLDFDEVQLTDAADLDVVARAAGVPVKVVQDLNPELKRWCTPPATAKKPYTLRLPKGAGTQFADNYKRISPAERLTFRIHKVKRGDTLSQIAETYGTASEAILQMNQLKSARTLRVGGELVIPIPAGKSSGGALATKVAQARRSGVVVRPEDEVPAGTPKGPVAAGPVKKETINGRTRVTYGVMSGDSLWVIANKFNVSVDSLKQWNNLKRRNPTLQVGSTLFIWPDGNTATASVQERGGTVLAKHSVSVAKPAGKAGKVHALAEGETLWSVAQRYGVSVDDIMRWNKIKDNRTIPTGKVLLLSAP
- a CDS encoding L,D-transpeptidase family protein, producing the protein MTSSISPPESRISFLPPDVSDAASTPALGKTARSPKLASRVTVGQGPQPALDARPRSGTPLPPEGVDRPARTPAPPDNARFTGLPQLADVASGAQVLGPGSQGEGLRAVQATLLDMGFALHGGADGRHGPHTSRALRNFQVHASRTFPAVLPTGALDAATLRALDALAPAPGARGQTWGLPSAFFDGQQVRVVVALREHRTFLFDTRGQLVDIFPNATGAAASPTRTGLKVVRTKLDQLATEAAGARLWNDRHVFGVRMLDLSWADGRHSGEELHGTNAPALLGTDVSHGCIRHSNEAVRVLHDALSVGDRVAVVEHVDDPPLGVPRPVA
- a CDS encoding DNA/RNA non-specific endonuclease, producing the protein MARRTADDGRRGSTSCLTSSAPRTFRMTLRPTTTRAVPPRPTSAASPLNAVTTPGGSWRRSTAREVPINELQEKFGWKDDSWQVGVMQAADAAGSKTRGGNGQVSAAELESYLAAPEDGQYLTSTALQQKRSSLDAKLAQGNGSAVGVDAFESGWQATVARRADLLGGNGDGQLSAEELDAFIQASKAGKHADTRWVPDQQMAAFQSRVAEAAGELDPLRPAGALGSEGLSLVKEYSRLALDQGANVPTFVSYMLSASDIQETPATVSRLESTFVRDPELGRTGVTDSDYTRTGFDRGHMKPAEDSPTQEAMNESHLMTNIAPQHGNHNQQVWRTLEQGVSGLVNSLGGKAYILTGNLYLDDKGQPLPPEKRETTGAGERRIAVPTHNFKTVLHELPNGSLTMYAYLVPNMKDGPSKKEDILPLLDSHRVPVDRIEELLGQDLYANLPKRVQDKLETGTSAEGVFQRNSLYFAASLFRFAPGN
- a CDS encoding gamma-glutamylcyclotransferase → MAAGPTAPRSWFAYSLDLAPVIARERLPGLPPIPDVLEGELAEALDVDVVYDVASAAWGGKVARLVDAPGHKLPGMLRRVPADAWDALVRLESAMAGATEVRQVKVRTFTGAVLSAHVFTPTAPATPAQGLVSEAFLVTLALSAEEAGLSPDHVERLQAEARIVQALQKAGPEALSLSKAPGKKG